The following proteins are co-located in the Sardina pilchardus chromosome 24, fSarPil1.1, whole genome shotgun sequence genome:
- the LOC134072422 gene encoding transcription termination factor 1, mitochondrial yields MALPQLWTSLNLQRTFIQPSLLTSLQWVRTLVTPTQPSTQPSNDASDKEEENNLLLDNLKIMGVDVEMAQKRQPGVLRKTITNERGLADFLQFKGASREVMASIISRFPRSISRSEQHLEERWQLWRTVFKSDSEIVSILDRSPESFFRSSDNDNLKKNIVFLTSLGLTSKDLHRLLTTAPRTFSNSVELNRQMVDLLKDVCSSLGGMEPSRFTKDVISKNPFILIRSTKRVRANVEFLQSSLGLTNSELLGVLQGHGAGILDLSHEILKRNFMMLQEKLVAVGGTKKDAITLIVNHASVLFISHERISDKLDRLLQAGITVKQIREKPRILDFSLENLRWRVDELRKVGYDFDRSGVAVLDSSRKRFEARLQKMYSVEE; encoded by the coding sequence ATGGCACTACCCCAGTTATGGACTTCCCTGAATCTTCAGAGAACTTTTATTCAACCATCCTTACTGACTTCCCTCCAATGGGTCCGTACCTTGGTGACTCCAACCCAGCCTTCAACCCAGCCTTCAAATGATGCAAGtgacaaagaggaagagaacaaTCTACTGCTTGACAACCTGAAGATTATGGGAGTGGATGTGGAAATGGCCCAGAAACGGCAACCAGGTGTACTGAGGAAGACCATCACCAATGAGCGAGGACTTGCGGACTTCTTGCAATTTAAAGGGGCCAGCCGTGAGGTGATGGCCAGCATCATTTCGCGCTTCCCTCGCTCCATCAGTCGTTCTGAGCAGCACCTGGAGGAGCGCTGGCAGCTGTGGCGGACCGTGTTCAAGAGTGACAGTGAGATTGTAAGTATTCTGGACCGATCGCCCGAGTCTTTCTTCCGCTCCAGTGACAACGACAACTTGAAGAAGAACATCGTCTTCCTCACCTCACTGGGACTGACCTCCAAGGACTTACATCGGCTCCTCACCACCGCACCGCGTACCTTCTCCAATAGCGTGGAGCTCAACCGTCAGATGGTGGATCTGCTCAAGGATGTGTGTTCAAGCCTTGGTGGGATGGAGCCTAGTCGGTTCACCAAGGATGTCATCTCAAAGAATCCTTTCATCCTGATCCGCAGCACGAAGCGGGTCAGGGCCAACGTGGAGTTCCTCCAGTCCTCACTGGGGCTAACGAACTCAGAGTTGCTGGGTGTGCTGCAGGGACATGGGGCAGGCATCCTGGACCTCTCTCATGAAATCCTCAAGAGGAACTTCATGATGCTTCAGGAGAAGCTGGTCGCAGTGGGTGGAACCAAGAAGGATGCTATTACGCTTATTGTGAACCATGCCTCTGTCCTCTTTATTTCTCATGAGCGGATAAGCGACAAACTGGACCGCTTGCTACAGGCAGGAATTACAGTGAAACAGATCAGGGAAAAGCCAAGAATCCTAGACTTTAGCCTTGAGAACTTGAGGTGGCGTGTAGATGAACTGAGAAAGGTTGGGTATGACTTTGACCGGAGTGGCGTTGCTGTTTTGGACAGTAGTCGCAAGCGTTTTGAGGCCAGGTTGCAGAAGATGTATtctgttgaggagtga